GACGCGGCGACCGCGCTCGCCGGGGCGGCGGCGTGGGCGGTGATGGCGGGCACGTATCTGCCGATGCTGCGCTACTACGGGCAGCCGCTGTGGCTCGCGCCACTGCTGCCGTTCACCGCGTTCCTGTACCTGCTGATGACGGTCGACTCCGCCGTGCAGCACTACCGCGGGCGCGGGGCCGCCTGGAAGGGCCGTACCTACTCCCGCCCGGACGCCGTGCCCGACGAGGGCTGAGCCCGGCCGGCGCGTGGCCGGGTGCGCCCGGTTCACCGGGGGCACGCCGGCTCGCGGCCCGGCCGGGTCACTTGCGGCCGGGTGTCCAGTTCATGCCCCAGCCGTAGGCGTGGTCCACGGTGCGCTGCGGGCTCGTTCCGCGCTCCGGCACCAGGTACCGCACCTCGCGCTGGACGATCAGGTCGTCGCCGGTGTTGGTGATCAGGGCGAGTGCGCACACCGGGGAGGCGACGGTGCACTCGTCCAGCGAGAACTCGACAGGGGCGCCGTGCTGCGGCTGGAGGGTGACGGTGGCGTGCAGGTCGGCGAACGAACGGGCGCCCTCGTAGATGGTGACGAAGACGAGGATGCGCCGGAAGTCGCGGGTGTGGTCGAGGTTGATGGTGAGGTTCTCGCCGCGGGTCACGGCTCCGGTGCGGTCGTCGCCGTCGAGGTGGATGTACGGCGGCTGGTGGAGCGCGCCGAAGGCGTTGCCGAGGGCCTGGACGACTCCCTTGCTGCCGTCGGCGAGTTCGTACAGCGCGCACAGGTCGAGGTCGATGCCGCCCTGGCCGCTCAGCCGGGCGAGCCAGCCCGTGGACTGCTTGAGCAGGTTCCAGTTGAGGTTCACCCGCATCGCGCCGGAGGTGCCGCCCTGTTTGGCGAGCGAGACGGACGGGGCCGCCTTGGTGAGCGTGACTTTGGAGAGTCGGACCGGCTGGGCCGCGGGCGGCGCTGCGGGGGCCGCGGCGGGAGGGGGCGGCGGAGCCGGCGCCGCCGTGGGAGGCGTGGCGGGGGGCTGCGGGGCGACCGGGGCCGGCGTCGCGGGTGGTGCCGCGTGCTGGGGTTCGTCCACGGTGATGCCGAAGTCCGTCGCCAGTCCTTCGAGTCCGCTGTCGTAGCCCTGGCCGACGGCCCGGAACTTCCAGCCGCCCTGGCGGCGGTAGAACTCGCCGAGCACGAAGGCCGTCTCCACCGTCGCGCCGGGGTTGTCGAAGCGGGCGACGACCTGTCCGGAGGCGGCGTCGGTCACCTC
This sequence is a window from Streptomyces rubradiris. Protein-coding genes within it:
- a CDS encoding TerD family protein; this translates as MPKGSNTQVPTTALRVELGWRSGHGVPDADASALLLVSGKVRSDADFVFYNQPAHASGAVRHEGKRTAGGRVTDTLLADLARVEGDIERIVLAASADGGTFGQVPDLYIEVTDAASGQVVARFDNPGATVETAFVLGEFYRRQGGWKFRAVGQGYDSGLEGLATDFGITVDEPQHAAPPATPAPVAPQPPATPPTAAPAPPPPPAAAPAAPPAAQPVRLSKVTLTKAAPSVSLAKQGGTSGAMRVNLNWNLLKQSTGWLARLSGQGGIDLDLCALYELADGSKGVVQALGNAFGALHQPPYIHLDGDDRTGAVTRGENLTINLDHTRDFRRILVFVTIYEGARSFADLHATVTLQPQHGAPVEFSLDECTVASPVCALALITNTGDDLIVQREVRYLVPERGTSPQRTVDHAYGWGMNWTPGRK